A window of Fusarium verticillioides 7600 chromosome 7, whole genome shotgun sequence genomic DNA:
GCGAGACATACACTCTCACTGCCAACATGACTTTTGCGACCAACCCCACCTTCGTCTGGGACACCAGCAAGCAGGCCAACGACCCCGATGCTCCCCTCGTGGTCGGCATGtacactctcatcatcaaggattCTGACTCGGCCGTTACCGACATGCCCTCTCCTGGCTACCTGCAAGTGGAGAAGACCTTCCAGTTTGGCATGTACACACCTGCGGCCTACACACCCTATCCCCAGTGGAACTGTGATATCTGCAACAACTAGTCAAAGCATCCAGTGCCATTTCTGCTTTTTATCTCTTTTTTTGCAACTGATCTTTTGGAGTTTTTATTGGGGGTGTTATGGACAGGCAAGCATCAGAAGGAGAAATATTGTTTATTGTTTCATTTTCATCCGGATATTTCATAGTTTGGTGAGGGCGTTGACAGACAGGTGTCGCTCTGATGAAGTCACATCGCAAGGACGGGGAGAACCCCAGTTTGGATGCTTATGATTAATCAATCAGGTGGTCGAAATGAGTTGAAATCATTCAATGATCTTATCTACTATATACATATTAATCTCATCGGTCCTTGGTTACCGATTACGGCGAGTTTGTCTTCAGATAATCATAACCCCTGTCTTGAATCTTGTATCTCTGGTCGTCAATTAAGGTTCTCAGATGCGTTGAACCCCATAATAAGCTTAGCCCGCCTATAGAATCAGTTACATGTGTGCTTCGAGTCTATTTCCACATATCGTGGTAAACGTTGGTGGCTTCTATCGCCTCCCAGGAACAATGTTGAAATTGGCGCAAACCTAGGGTGCACATAAACTTAGACCATACGCAACTGAAACCCTGCTCCCCTTTCTTCTTTATCGCGCCCCTGAAAAATGCCACTGAGGTCAGCATCGCCCAGTGGTGCAGCCTGTCCACCGCGCACAGGCGCATGAGGCTCTGCACGCCTTCGCCGTTCCTGGTTCGCCTTACTAGGGAACGTTGGGAACATGCTCTCTGGTTTGGGCTTTGGGTCCTGTCTGAAGTACTCGTGCTGAAGCATCTCACTCGCCGATGGTCTTCTTTCGGGGTCAAGTGATAGGAGACAACCTAGCAAATTGGCGCCTGCGGTAGTGAGGCCAGGAAAGCGAGCGCGAATGACAGATCCGGTAGCAGCTTGTGTCTTGGGAAGTCGTAATGAGCGTGCATTCGAGAGACGACGAAAGCCAGGCCAAGTCTCTTCAGTGGGAACGCCGCAGAGCTCGAAGGTGCGCGAGACTTGATCGACTTCATTCTTgccctgaagaagaggctcccGGGTTATCAGCTCGCCAAAGATACAGCCCACGCTCCACATGTCTACGGCCGCATCGTATGTCTTTGCGCCAAGTAGTAGCTCCGGAGCCCGGTACCAGAGGGTGACGACGAGTTGTGTGAGTTTCGGGGGAGGATCGCCAACATAGCGGGCCATGCCAAAGTCAGCAATTTTCAACTGGCCACGGTTGTTAAGGAGGAGATTTGAGGTTTTGAGGTCGCGATGTAGAATCCAGTTGTCATGGAGATACGCGATGCCTGATGTAAGCTGTAATAGGAGGCGCTTTACTTCGGAAGAGAGAAACGGCTCAGgcatatcatcaagaatggaTTTTAGGTCGTGTTCGACGAATTCAAGGACGAGGAATAAAGAGCTGAACGGTCTGTTAGCTGTACCTGGTCTTCTACACCAACCAAGTGTCGCGTGCTTACTTATCTGGCCGTGATACGTCGTCCCCTACAACCACTTCTTCCATGGTGACGATATTCCGGTGTTGGCAATCCTTCAGTATTTGTATTTCGCGCAGGCCTGTGACGGGGAGGCCGTTTCGATCTTGAGGCTccagcttcaacctcttgaGCGCGACAACCTTTCCCGTAGCTTTGTTTGTCGCCCGCGCAACCCAGCCATAAGTCCCCTCCTCGATATCGTTTAGCTTCTCGTAATTCTCGACGCTTCTGCACTTCCCCCAGGTGCCCGCTGGAAACCGCAATAGCTTCGCTGGAGGTGTCTTGTCCTGTTGGTCTGCGCCTGGTTCGGGGGTGATCCTACGTCGCTTCGAGGGCCGGTCATCGTCGAATTGGAGTGCCTTTTGCTGTGCAACTTCTTGtgctttcttctcttgttcaaTCTTTCGAGCCTTTTCAGCCTTCTTGcgtcgcttctcttccttgagtTTGGCGTCGATACGGGCGTCTTCTTCGGTGTCGGCCCATCGAGACTTGCTGGACATAGCGGCCGTGAGAGACTGCGCGTGGCTTCTGTAACCAATTTATAAACCAGGAATCGAAACGCAAAAACTTCCAAAGTCACACGAAATCGACGCTGTCTAATAGTGCCTTGTTGTTTATGTGTGAAACGAGTTGGTGTTGCGGGGAGAAACGTCCAAGTTACCTTACGGATGGATAGACAAAgtttcttatcttatcagtaAATACTTACCTTAATGTCTGTAACTACTAACTGAAGCTTCGACTCCAGAAAAGCATCGTCACTTGTTGTACTACTGCAGCTTACATGAAAGTGAAAGCATCACCAGCTGATTTATTCTGTAGCTGATTTAATTGCTCTCGCTCACAGGAGACAAGCCCAGAATGTTTAGGTCACTAGGCTCGAAGCCTTTTGCGAGACTGAAACTCAACAGTGGCCGCGGGTGTATACCACGGCCAAACTTGTTCAACCCTTGTGTTGGCCGgagcttctcatccactCTTGGCCAATATCAAAATGCCACAGATATTGATGAGATATTCAAGAATGAGGACCACAAGGAGAGTGAGAGACAGTGGTCAACGCCATTAGCCAAGCAGCTCTTTGCTGCTATATCAGTGAGTGAACCCCGCTAGGCGTTCATGCTTGCTTATACTGACCATTCTTCATAGACAACCGGACCTGTTCCTTTGGCCAGTTACATGCGCATGTGCTTGACCGGAGATATCGGAGGCTACTACACTGGGGCCATTGGTCAAGGTCGGGATCAGTTTGGCACAAAAGGAGATTTCGTTACATCGCCAGAGATTTCACAAATCTTTGGTGAACTCATCGGTATATGGTTCATCGCTGAATGGATCAGCCAAGGTCGTCCCAAGCAGGGCGTCGAACTCATCGAGGTTGGGCCTGGTCGAGGTACTCTTATGGATGATATGCTTCGAGTATGTGACATTCAttggttgagcttgaaagaTTCACTAACTTGAATTATAGACCATTCAACGATTTCCTGCGATGGCTAATAGCATCGATGCTGTATACATGGTTGAAGCCAGCCGCGAGCTAAGAAACGCCCAGAAGCAACTCCTTTGTGGCCCGGATGCGCcatcatcagactcaaaGTCTGGTTTTCATAGCCCCAGCAAGTACAACGGCAAGCAGATTGTCTGGACC
This region includes:
- a CDS encoding CMGC/CDK protein kinase, whose protein sequence is MSSKSRWADTEEDARIDAKLKEEKRRKKAEKARKIEQEKKAQEVAQQKALQFDDDRPSKRRRITPEPGADQQDKTPPAKLLRFPAGTWGKCRSVENYEKLNDIEEGTYGWVARATNKATGKVVALKRLKLEPQDRNGLPVTGLREIQILKDCQHRNIVTMEEVVVGDDVSRPDNSLFLVLEFVEHDLKSILDDMPEPFLSSEVKRLLLQLTSGIAYLHDNWILHRDLKTSNLLLNNRGQLKIADFGMARYVGDPPPKLTQLVVTLWYRAPELLLGAKTYDAAVDMWSVGCIFGELITREPLLQGKNEVDQVSRTFELCGVPTEETWPGFRRLSNARSLRLPKTQAATGSVIRARFPGLTTAGANLLGCLLSLDPERRPSASEMLQHEYFRQDPKPKPESMFPTFPSKANQERRRRAEPHAPVRGGQAAPLGDADLSGIFQGRDKEERGAGFQLRMV